From the genome of Sphingopyxis sp. DBS4:
GGGCGCCGACAGCGCCATGACGATGCCGGTGTGCCCGATGCCGGGATAGAGGCGCAGCGTCGCCGAACCGCCCGCCTTCTCGATCGCGGCGGCGAGGTTCTGGCTGTTGCGCGGGCGCACCGTCGCATCTTCGTCGCCGCTCGCCAGCCACAGGGGCGGGGCATCGCCGCGCGCATAGGCGATGGGCTGCGTCTTCTCCGCCGGCTTCACCTTGCCCATCGCCTTTTCGGCAAGTCCGCCCTTTTCCATCGGCAGGAAATCATAGGGACCGGCCAGCCCCGCGACGCCGCGCAGGATCGCCGGATCGCTCTTCGCCGCGCGCAGCCAGGTCGGATCGAGCGCGAGCATCACCGCGTTATAGGCGCCCGCCGAATGGCCCATCAGCGCGATGCGGTCGGGATCGCCCGCAAGGCCATCGATATAGCGATGCGTCCAGGCGACCGCCGCGGCGCTGTCTTCCAGGAAATCGGGCCAATGCGCCTTGGGCGTCAGGCGATAGTCGGGAATGACGACGACGAAACCCTTCTGCGCGAGCGCGCGGCCGACGAAGCCATAGCTCGCGCGCTCGCCGCTGTTCCAGCCGCCGCCATAGAAGAAGACGATCACCGGCAGCCGGTCGCCCTGCTGCGCATGGTCGGGCGCCCAGATGTCGAGCGTCTGCCGCGGGCCGTTGCCATAGACTTGCCCCGCGAGCAGCAGCCGCGCGCCGCCGCCCGAGCCGAGCAGCTTGTCGGCCATGTCGAGCGATTTCGCGCCGCCCGCGACCACCGCCTTCGCGCCGCCACCGAAGAAAAGCAGCAGGAGCACCGCCACGATGAGGAATTTGATCAAACGCCGTCCCTTGACTTCGCGCCCCGCAGGCCCGCGCCCTACAGGGGTGGAGGGCGGGGAACAAGATGGAGAGATGCCATAAGCACCGTCATCCCGGCGAAGGCCGGGATCTCACCCTGTCGGATAAACGCAACGGCGAGATCCCGGCCTTCGCCGGGATGACGGAGTTGGGGACCTTTTCCCGCCTGATGCGTAGAAAGGCCCATGACCAGCGCATTTTCCCGCCCCGCCCTGATCTGCAACAGCGAGAGCGGCAGCCACGATCCCGCGATCCGCGAGGCCATCGAAGAGGTCTGCCGGGCGGCGGGCAAACCAATCGCCGCGACCTTCGCCTTGCCCGACGAGGAGATTCCCGACACCGCGGCTCTCCGCGCAAAGGGCATCGACCTGCTGCTCGTGTGGACCGGCGACGGCACGATCAACGCCGCCGCGACGAAGGCCGCGGGCTGGGACGGCGCGATCCTGCCGCTGCCCGGCGGGACGCTGAACCTGCTCTCCAAGGCGCTGCACGGCGACCGGCCCGCGCCCGAGATCCTAGCCGACGCGCTCGGCGGCAGGGTGCGGCGGCGGCCAGTCCCCATCGTCCGGTCGGAGAGCGGCACCGCCTTCATCACCATCGTCGCGGGGCCCGCGACGCGCTGGGCCGAGGTGCGCGAAACGATGCGGCAGGACGGAATCGTCGAGGCCAGCCGCGCCGCGCCCGACGCGCTGGAGACGATGCTGAATGCGCCGGGGGTCCGCATCGCGGGGCAGGACAAGACCTATCCCGCGATCATTCTGACCCCCACCGAGACCGGCCTTCGCGCCGACGGCATATTGACCGAAGGCAGCATGGACGTGCTCCGCCACGGCCTCGCCTGGCTAGGCGGCGATTTCCGCGACGGGCCGAGCGAGGAGGTCGCGCGCGCGGAGACGATCATCCTCGAAAGCGACGCGCCGATCAGCCTCGAATATGACGGCGAACTCGCCGAGACGCTGTCGCCCGCGCGCTTCGCGCTGGGGATGAGCGCGGTCGATTTCGTCGCGACGGCATGATCCGGCTGTTCCACGCCAGCGACCTGCATTTCGGGCTGGAGGATCCCGCCGCGCTCGGCTGGTTCGCCGATTGCGTGCGCCGCGAGGCGCCGGCGGCGGTGCTGATCACCGGCGACCTGACGATGCGCGCGCGATCGCATGAATTCGCTGCTGCCTGCGACTGGATCGGCGCGCTGGGTGCGCCGGTGACGGTCGAGGTCGGCAACCACGACCTGCCCTATTTCAACCCCTTCGCGCGCTTCTTTCGCCCCTATGCGCGGATTCGCCGGATCGAGCGGCTTGTCGAGCGCGAGCTCGACCTGGCCGAGGTCGCGGTCGTGCCGCTCAAGACCACCGCGCGCGCGCAGGCACGGCTCGACTGGTCGAAAGGCTGGGTGACCCGTGCGGCGCTGGCGAGGACGCTCGCCGCGATCGACGCCTTGCCCAGGGCGACCGCGGCCCTCGTCACCGCGCATCATCCGCTCGTCGAAGCGGGAACGAAAGGCCGCGCTCTGACCCGCGGCGGCGAGGCGGCGCTGACCGCGCTCGCCGCGCGCGGGGTCGCCGCGGTGCTTACCGGCCACGTCCACGACGCCTTCGACCTCGTGAAGCAGACCCCGGCCGGCCCGATCCGCATGATCGGCGCGGGCACTCTGTCAAAGCGCATCCGGTCGACCCCGCCAAGCTTCAACGAGCTCATGATTGCGGACGACCGGATCGACGTGCGCGTCCGCAACCTCGCGCATGTCCCGACCCCCGCGATGCAGATCGACGATGTCCCGCCCGACGCGCTGCCGCCGCGCGAGCCCGGCGAGCCGGTCGCCCCCGTCGGCGCGGTGCCACCGGTCGATCCGCCGGTGCATTGACGCGGCGCTGCTTCCCGTTAGGTTGCAAGAAAAAACGGGATGAGGAACGATGCTGACAAAAGGCGATGATTTTCCGGTGCATCAGACCAGCGAGCCGATCGCGTTCGCGGGCACCGATCGCAACTTCTACGACCGCTATTTTTTCAACGGCTATAGCCCGGATGGCGCGATTTTCTTCGCCGCGGCGATGGGATTCTATCCGCAGCTCGGCATCGTCGACGCAAGTTTCTGCGTCATCGTCGATGGCGTGCAGCACAATCTGCGCGCCAGCCGCCGCTCGGGCGGCGAGCGGCTCGACCTGTCGGTCGGCCCGATTGCGATCCACATCGACGCACCGCTGGAGATGATGACGCTGCGCATCGCGCCGAACGACGGGCCGCTGACCGCCGAACTCACCTTCACCGGCCGCCATTTCCCGATCGAGGAGCCGCGCTTCATCCGCCGCAACGGCACCCGCCTGTTCATGGACTATACGCGGCTGACCCAGAATGGCCGCTGGTCGGGCTGGCTGGCGGTCGATGGCGCGCGAATCGCGGTCGATAGCGCATGGACCGGCACCCGCGACCGGAGCTGGGGCGTCCGCCCGGTCGGCGCCGGCGAACCGCAACCACCGCCCGAAGGCAATTTCAACCAGTTCTTCTGGCTCTGGACGCCGTGCAATTTCGGCGATCGCTCGCTCTTCTTCCACAGCAACGATGACGGCGCGGGGATTCCATGGAACCGCCGCGCGGTGATCGTCGGCGATGGCGGCACCGAACAGCATTTCGACGCCGCGACCTTCGCCGCCGACTGGCAACCGGGATCGCGGCGAATCGCACGCATGACCGCCGACCTCGGCAGCGGCCGATCGCTGACGCTGACCCCGACCGGCCCGGTCTTCGCGATGAGCGGGCTCGGCTATACGCACCCGGTCTGGGGCCACGGCCTCGACCATGGCGCCGAGCTTGCCGTTGCCCACGACAGGCTTTCCGAATCCGAACGCGGCTGGGGCAATCCGCTCGCGATGCATATCCAGGCGCTCGTCGCCGCTGAACTCAGCGACGGCGGCAACACGCATCGCGGCGCGGGGGTACTCGAACAATTGTTCGTCGGACCGCACGCGCCCACCGGCCTCACCGGCCTGATGGACCCCGCCGCATGAGCTTTCCGACGACGCCGGAGGCGATGAGCCCGGGCTGGCTGGCGGAAAGACTGGGACAGAGCGCCGACGCGCTCCGCGGCTTCAGCGTCGCCAAGGTCGGCACCGGCCAGATGTGCGACAGCTTCCGCCTGACGCTCGACTGGGTGCACGGCATCGACGCGCCCGCCACCGTCGTCGCCAAATGTCCGAGCCACGACGAGGCAAGCCGCAACATCGCCAAGCTCACCGGCACCTATGTCAAGGAGGTAAGCTGGTATCGCGAACTCGCGGCGGGGAGCGGGGTCGCGGCGCCGCACTGTTACCATGCCGAGATTGCGGGCGACGATGTCGATTTCGTGCTGCTCCTCGCCGACCTCGCCCCCGCGCGGCAGGGCGATCAGCTCACCGGGCTGGGGCTCGACGGCCTCGCGCCGTGCATCGACGCCGCCGCCGGGCTGCACGCGCTGCTCTGGAACGATCCGCGGCTCGATACGCTGCCGTGGCTCGCGCGCGACAATAGCGACGTGATCCGCGCGCTCTTCCCGCAATTCTATACCGGGTTTCGCGAGCGCTACGCCGAGCGCCTCGCGCCCGAAGTGCTCGACCTCGGCGCGGGGATCGTCGAACAGATCGATGCCTATCTCGCGCGCCAGAGCGCGGCGCGGACGATCGTCCACGGCGACCTCCGGATCGACAATATCCTGTTCGCGCCGGGCGGCGCGCGCTGCTGGCTCGTCGACTGGCAGACGCTGGGGCGCGGCAGCGGCGCGAGCGATCTCGCCTATCTGATCGGCACCAGCATCGCCGACCCCGCCGAGCGCGCCGCCGCCGACCGCCCCGCCTTCGACCAGTGGCTCGCGGCGCTGCGCCGGCATGGCATCGCCCCCGACGAGGCGGGGCTGTGGGACGATTATCGCGTCGGCGCCCTCAGCGGCTATTTCATGGCGGTCTTCGCGTCGATGAGCGTCGAGCGCACCACGCGCGGAGACGAAATGTTCGCGGTGATGGCCGAACGCCCCGCGCGACAGGCGCTGATGCTGGGGAGTCTGGACCTGATATGAGCCGGACCTGCGGCCTCACGGTCCATGTCGACGACAAGATGCAGTCGAACTACAGCTATCACCTGACCGCGCCGGCGGGCGAGGATTTCGATCCCGCTTTCGAACCCCGGTTCACCCCGCGCGAAATGCTCGAAATGGGGGTTTTCGAAGGCAAATATTGTAACGATTGCATCGGCGAACTGCCCGCGCGCTGGTTCGAGAATGCGAAAATCGCCGATATCGCCGACGAGCAGCTCAACTATTTCGGGATAAGGAGCCGCCAGCCTCTATCGGTCTGGCGCGAAAAGGGCTGGATATATGGGCCCGACCCGCGCGGCTGGTTCCAATGGTATTGCCGCTATTTCCTGGGCCGGCGGCTGCCCGAGATCGACCCGATCCAGATCGGGCGCTGGCGCGGCTTTGCACGCCATGCCGGGCAGATTCGCGCCAATTGCGAGCCCGGTGATATTTTCTGCCGCCCGCGCCAGCGCCAGGCGCTGCTGCAATGGGCTCATGATCCGTTCGTCTGACGCGAAAAAGGGCGGCCCGTCGCCGGACCGCCCCCTTCTTCCTTCCCCTTTCGATCAGAAGTGGAAGGTCACCGTGCCGCGATAGCTCTGGTACGAGACATCCTTGCGCGCGATGGTCGTCTCGGCACCGACCGAAAGGTCGATATTGCCAGTCGAGACCGTCAGCCCGCCGCCAAGCTCGAACCAGTCCTTGTCGCCGCCGGCCAGTCCGAAAATCGCGTTCGGCCCGGGGCCGCCTACGAAGGTCGCGCCGAACGACGCCGGCGCATCCATGAATTCATGGACATAGTCGGCGCGCAGGTGCGGCTTGAAGCTCGCGCCGGGCTTGCCCGACAGCGCGAGGCCAGCGCGGGCCTGGACGCTGTTGAACGAACTGCGGTCGATGTGCAGCGCCGGACCGCCGCCATTCTCCTTGATGTCGGAGAAGCCGATATGGCTTGCGCGCAGACCCGCGCGCGGGCCGAACTCGACCGCGCCGAGATCGAAATCCTTGCCCAGCGTGACCTCGCCGGTGAAGACAAGCGAGCTGTCGGCTCCGGTCAGGGTGAAGGGCGTGCCGACCAGGTCGGCGATCCGCTTCGTCTTCGAATCGAAGGCGCCCGCGCTGAGCTGCGTCGCGAGCTCGACCCCGCCGCCAAGCTGGGTCTTGCCATAGAGCGTGCCCTGAATCAGCGTGCCGCTCGCGGTCTGTCCCGCCACCGCGGCATTGCCGTCGATGTCGGTGTAACTCAGCGACAGGCCGATCACGCTGCTGTCGTTGAGCGCGGTTTCCAGGCCGCCGGCGATATAAAAGCCGTCGAACTGGTCGCGGCCACCCAAGGGCATCGCGGTCGCCATCGGACGGCTGTCGCCGTCGAGATAGCCGCCGGCCAGAAAGCCGCTGACCGTCTCGGGCAGACGGCCTTCCTGCACCGTCACTTCGCCTCCGGCGTCGGTGCGGACCTGATCGGCGCCCATCGCGTTCATGTTGAGCGCCGCGAGTTGCACCGGCCGGCCGATCATCGCCAACCGGCCGCCCATGTCGCCCGCATTGATGCTGGCGAGGCGATCACGATAGAAGCGCGACATATTGTCGGCCGCCACCGTCGCGAGCGAGCTGCGCAGCGTTTCGGTGCGCGGCGCCCAGCTGTCGAGCGTCGCCTGGATCGTCGCCGCATCCTGCAGGTCGAGCGCGCCATAGACACCTGCCAGAACGGCGTTGCCGCGCGACTGGTCAAGCAGTTGAGCATAGGCACCCTGCACCGGCGAGTTCGCGGTCACGACATCGGCATAAAGCCCGGCCTCGATCTCCACCTCAACCGAATTGGCGGTGTACGTGAAGACCGGCGACAGAATCGCGCTAATCGACTGGGAGGCCGAGAAGGTGCCGTCGATGCCGCCCTCGGCGGTCAGGATCGTGTATGTGTCGCCGTCGC
Proteins encoded in this window:
- a CDS encoding alpha/beta hydrolase, which encodes MIKFLIVAVLLLLFFGGGAKAVVAGGAKSLDMADKLLGSGGGARLLLAGQVYGNGPRQTLDIWAPDHAQQGDRLPVIVFFYGGGWNSGERASYGFVGRALAQKGFVVVIPDYRLTPKAHWPDFLEDSAAAVAWTHRYIDGLAGDPDRIALMGHSAGAYNAVMLALDPTWLRAAKSDPAILRGVAGLAGPYDFLPMEKGGLAEKAMGKVKPAEKTQPIAYARGDAPPLWLASGDEDATVRPRNSQNLAAAIEKAGGSATLRLYPGIGHTGIVMALSAPFRSRGPVLDEASDFLRGVTGRRVEAAR
- a CDS encoding diacylglycerol kinase family protein produces the protein MTSAFSRPALICNSESGSHDPAIREAIEEVCRAAGKPIAATFALPDEEIPDTAALRAKGIDLLLVWTGDGTINAAATKAAGWDGAILPLPGGTLNLLSKALHGDRPAPEILADALGGRVRRRPVPIVRSESGTAFITIVAGPATRWAEVRETMRQDGIVEASRAAPDALETMLNAPGVRIAGQDKTYPAIILTPTETGLRADGILTEGSMDVLRHGLAWLGGDFRDGPSEEVARAETIILESDAPISLEYDGELAETLSPARFALGMSAVDFVATA
- a CDS encoding metallophosphoesterase, encoding MIRLFHASDLHFGLEDPAALGWFADCVRREAPAAVLITGDLTMRARSHEFAAACDWIGALGAPVTVEVGNHDLPYFNPFARFFRPYARIRRIERLVERELDLAEVAVVPLKTTARAQARLDWSKGWVTRAALARTLAAIDALPRATAALVTAHHPLVEAGTKGRALTRGGEAALTALAARGVAAVLTGHVHDAFDLVKQTPAGPIRMIGAGTLSKRIRSTPPSFNELMIADDRIDVRVRNLAHVPTPAMQIDDVPPDALPPREPGEPVAPVGAVPPVDPPVH
- a CDS encoding phosphotransferase family protein, yielding MSFPTTPEAMSPGWLAERLGQSADALRGFSVAKVGTGQMCDSFRLTLDWVHGIDAPATVVAKCPSHDEASRNIAKLTGTYVKEVSWYRELAAGSGVAAPHCYHAEIAGDDVDFVLLLADLAPARQGDQLTGLGLDGLAPCIDAAAGLHALLWNDPRLDTLPWLARDNSDVIRALFPQFYTGFRERYAERLAPEVLDLGAGIVEQIDAYLARQSAARTIVHGDLRIDNILFAPGGARCWLVDWQTLGRGSGASDLAYLIGTSIADPAERAAADRPAFDQWLAALRRHGIAPDEAGLWDDYRVGALSGYFMAVFASMSVERTTRGDEMFAVMAERPARQALMLGSLDLI